A window of Sphaeramia orbicularis chromosome 8, fSphaOr1.1, whole genome shotgun sequence genomic DNA:
tttgatGATCCTATACTTTTTTGTGCAAATTGTTTGAATGTAAGCTctataaccccccacccccaccccagcttTGTCTGTGCACATATGTGTATTATTTCTGTCTGTCagaaatttttaattaaaaaaaaaaaaaagaagatttacAGTGAGTGTGGCGTGTAACTCACTAGCCGTGAACCTCGGAGTTCTTCTGTACACGACACGCATCAGTAAACAAAGGTTCTGGAatccaacttttctgtttgtgtggtctttacttaaaacttagattaatacaaacaaaagatgaatttctaaattaaattacatgatggtcaaaagactgtgatgcccctgggctccaggcttccggtTCCACTCTTCTTTCTTTATGTTTTATAATCTAGGCAGCCAATAGGATTGCATCACACAATGATGTCAAGACTTCTGCTATTATTACTTGAtattcatataatatacataaattattaataagaaatcaaatataaatatgaatttttaactgaagcacaaaaaaatgGCTCCAACATTTACATATAATGAGGGTAGGCTATGCAACAATTCAGAGCTGGATTCTCATGTGTTCTTATGAATCCAGCTGCCTCAATGTAACGTCATTAGACTCTTGAACAGAAACACAGAACACAGACCTGCGGCCAGGTGAGGATGGTGCAGCTCTCATGTATCTCGGCGGGGAATAGCTCAGTGAGCGAGAATCTCTCAGCGAATCAGCTGGTACTCTGCGAGGCTCAGGGGAGCTGTGAGACGAATACAGCAAACAGTCAAATTCAAAGCCTCTCAACAGACTGTAGTACAGAGTAAAAACACTTCAGAACTAgacgcactcggagagcgcagacctccgccaaggctgatcagtggccccccccgtgggcccccccacccccaatcaccaccaaaatttaatcatttcttccttatcccatttccaacaaaccctgaaaatttcatcaaaatctgtccataactttttgagttatgttgcacactaacggacagacaaacaaacagacaaacaaaccctggcaaaaacataaccttcttggcggaggtaataatggtcTTTAATTCTCCTTAGTAGTTTTCTAAGTTGATCTGGACTAGGCTTTGTTCTCGAAAACATTTGGTCTCTCACCCAAGAGTCTTCATTAGTTCTTGTCTAATTCTCCTCTACTTAAATCCTATGAAAGACCATCACAAGAAAAATGCATTCATTTGTTAATTCATAGCCTTCTTTCTACAGGATTTGTAGACAAGAGAAAAGTACAAAAATCACAAGACTGGTATTTTCTGTTGACTAAAGTATTTAAAGACAAAAGGGCAGCATGACATTGAGAGAAAGGAAGCACTGAATTAGGCAAAATATTGGAGCAGAACATTCTTTTAAGCAAACAAGAAtaaaaaagctataattaaatGAGATATTATTCTTACACCAAGCATTCAAATTCTTTAACAAACATCCAGTAGAATGTTTGTGATGCAACATAGATACAGTGGAAAATATGACTAGACTGGGCTGAATTTATCAAGGTACCAGCATTAGTTGTTCATGTTAGCGCTCTGATTTGCTAGTTCAGGGTTGTTCGACAGTTCGACAGTAACATGTTAATGACTCACTGCTAGCTCAAACATTGCTCCTCTGTCATAGCTTGAGCAACAGTAAAATGCTGCAGAAAATTCAGCATTGACACAAATATGATTTCACTTTCCTTTAGCCAAGCAACAGACAAGTAAATCACACCAGCAAGTCAACTTTCACAACAGAATGTGAGACTTTGGCATAGTTCTGATGTGATGCTAGTTACAGATGTGTGTTGACAGATTATTTTACCGTGATACTGGGGCCATAGTAGCCTTTAGACTCTGAAGATGAAatgttcaaatattcataaataatCCCAAAATTggaattcagccatcaaactatgCACTGCACCTCACCAAGTGGCAAAGAACATGTCAAATTTGATAAGAATCGAGTGAATAGTGTCAGAAAgcagttggacaaaaatctcagaatTCCTGgtaaatctgtaaaacaaaaataaataaacagagccAACACTCTGCCGCGGATACAACAAGCTGCATCTTGGCGGGGTAGGTGTGTTTCAGATAAAGATGAAAAGTCAACAGAAAAAAGTTGTGTATTGTTGAGatataattaagaaaaaatgttaCTGAAAGAATTGCCCTGTGCAGTGAAACAACATGAACTGAAAGGATTTCTACACAATGAGGGGAAGATGACTGCATGTGTTTTCAAACCATAACGTCTACTCTTACCTCTTATTCTTCGCTGCCTTTTCATCCCCagatgaagaggatgaggaggcAGAGCTCTGAGCTTTGGCAGGTTTTCTGTTAAACAGAGAAAGAAGTTAGTATAAATAAACTTCTTGTGTCTATTGGACTGATGTAGCCAGACATTCACATCTCCAGCTCACCCTTTTGGTGGCTCTGTCTCAGAATCAGAACTGTCTGAAGAGgacgatgaggaggaggaagaagaggatgaggaggaggaggacgaggagctGGAGCTGCTGCTCCTGCTGCCTTTCTTATTTACATTTGCCTCCTTCCCGTTCACAGTACTCTCATTTCTGACTCGTTGTTCTGGGGGCTGAGGTGGTGTTGGTTTCTGGGGTTGACTTCGTGCTGGTTGCcggctctctgattggctgttagCTGGTGACCTTCCGCGGGTCACATCGGAGGGTCTAGAGTCTAACTGAGCAGTTCTTCTGTCTGGAGGTGGAGCctgagaggatgaggaggaggagcgaGTTTTCTGTTCTTTGTCCTCTCGCTCGACTCTTTTGTCTGGCAGTGCTTTGGAGTCATTCTTCTCTCTAGGTGGTGAGggtgaggatgaggaagaggaggaggaactggaagatgaggaagaggaggatgaacgGTGGGGTGGGGGAGGAGCTTCTTTTAGGTGCTCCTTTtctttttccctctgtttttcaGCCTCCCTCTGCCTGTTCCGTTCACGTTCCCTTTCTCTCTCCCTTTCCCTCTCCCTTTCTCTGGAAAGTGAGCGACTACTTCTTCTCCTACGCTGAGCAGGTGAAACATTGGACCTGAGaacaaaaagaaaccaaaaaaaaaaaggaaaaaggtaaGCAGAGTTTACTAATACCCCTATTAGggttgcacaacactttgccccatAGCTCAAATATGGGACGCTGTCAGTCAAATTAGCTGTCTAGATATGAAAGAAGATATCTACGTAAACAAGATGCAACGTACATTACTAACTTCTGAAATACACCCCTTCATTCTCTTCTCTGCTACAAATATGCACAAGGTGTACTTTTGATTGAGGCTGCGTCAAAATGCACAGAGTAGATGAGACAGGAAGTGAGACGGTATTGTTATGCATGTAAATGAGCTCGTCTACTCAATAATCCAACCAGATTACAGATTAGATTATTGgggaattcattcattcaaacaagCCTCTCAACTATTAGGTTTCTCAGTGCATGTTTGTGAAAACAAACACTATTTGCATTTGTTCAAGTATTCAACATATAATTACTATTTGCTAGTTTGCTATCTCAGTAAACAAAGATTTTTCTTTCTTACAAGTGCCTTCTAGTTAACATGGTTTGATATGCAGCAAATAAACAAGTATTTCATACTCATTCAACTGTCTGCCAAAAGAAATAGAAAGATGGAAATGGAACAGTTTCATAATTAATTCAATGTATATATCTGCACGTCATTCCCAGGCCTGAAAATGACTGTTTAACTAAAAATGTCATGGAAACCTAACAAAAATGGCTACAGACCACGTTTGCATTACTGTGGAATGTTCAAGAACATTATTTGAATTGGCTGAGACCAGTGAGTCCTTTCTCTGTACTATACTGAAATGTTTTGGACACATGTatggtcagtaaatgaaataaaacagggCAAAAGTCAACTCAGATGCTTTCTAATGACGACATGAATTAGGGTTCACAGATGTGTGGAGTAAAGTTGTCTGAAGACCCAGGTTACGTATACATTAACTGTCATTTACCTGCTTGGAGGACTCCGCCTCCTTGGACTTCTGGATCTGCTCCTCCTGGCTGTTTTTACTCGTTCCCTGTCTTTCTCCCGCTCTCTGATcctgtctctttctctgtctctttctctttccctttCTCGGTCTCTTTCCCTCTGCCTGTCCCGGTCTGACCAGGCTGGAGGAGGAGAGGCTCTCCTGGATCTGGGTGGGGGATCCTGATACTGCCTGGGTGGAGTACGACGAGGTGGGGAAGGAGCAGAGGTTTTCTGGGGTGGAGAGCGTGAATATGTAGAGTCCGACCTCCGAGCTGGCTCCCGCTCCCTCCCTCTGTCCCGGTCTCCAGCTCTGGGTCCTGGTCCCGGCCTCACCCTCATAGATTCAGTCTGGGTGGGTGGCGAGTACCTGTCTCCACCTCTGCTGGGTGGAGAAGCGCTCGGACTGGGGCTGTCTGTTTGTGTTGGACTGTATCGCTCCTGACCTTTTGTACGAGGCAGGTCTGAAGGAGGTCTGTTTGAAGGTCTGTCTCTGTCTGATGTAGCACCTTTGTCTCCTCCACCTGCTGGAGAAGATGCATCAGATAAGAAACAGACACTAGATCACAGAGAAAAACTGTTAATACCTTTATCTTTAGTATGCTGGTTTCATTTCATTTGACGTCAGAATGATGCAAGTCTTCACATTATACTAGCAGGATGCAAGTTGAGTTGGCGTTGCACAGATACAGCGGTATAAATACTGTTTACATGTATACTCTGAACCCATAGCACAGCAAGTACTTTCTCTTTTACTGTTAAGTGGTACATCCATTTTGACCTTTTACTTGATAATCAAGGTGCTGACTTTCACCACCCATACACatacagagtgtgtgtgttagAGATGCCATGGTACTGGGGAAAACTGTGTACTGTTCGGTACGCCCTACATGGGATACTCCGCCTTTATGGCCAGCAGTTTTTCGGTTTTGCTACTGATTTTGTGTTGGTGCATTACATCCTGCTTTACAGGCCACTGGAGTGTGTGCCTGTTCAGGCAGGTGAAAGCCCGCCTCTGGAAGTTAATGTCCAATCACTGCTGTGCCTCCACAACAGTGACTGGGGGGTTTGGCTTCAGAACTCACAAAGGTTTAAGTCGCTCCACTGTCATGTCTCATCTGTACAGTAAGTACACATGCAGTATACGACTGCGGcttgtacctctctctctctctctctctaggcaGCAAATAGAGAAGCAGCTTTAAACTCAACACACACCCAAGTCCTGCACAGGTTTACTTTTCCAAACCTGCACCCGCCCATACCCGCACAGCTGAGTACCACAACCCAACCCGTGAtcaaacacattgtctacacagtaactcacttttaagtacCTACAGGTACCTGACCTGGTGCAGGactgacacacatacaataccatgAAACAATTTGtacctactgtgaaattcagtttttactGACAGGCAAAACAAAAAtttaattttgggagaaaaaaaaaaaaattttctctttatgcacaaaacacgtacccaaactgaaccaaaaccgtGGCCCAAAAACTGCAGTACAGACCGTACTGTGGGCTACCTGCACCGCTGCACccccagtgtgtatgtgtgtgtgtgctgcttaagatacacaaagaaaacatgtataaaaatataatgaCATTACTTAAGAGTGTAGAAATTATGATTTTATGATATGGTATATTAGTGTATGGAGACCATTAACAAATGTGAAATAATTCCTGTTAGCTTAAATAACTGTGACTAGGTGATTATTTACCTCCACCTTCTCTCTCTCGCCTGGACCCATCGCCATCTGAAGCAGACACTGGACTTTCTTTCCTCCCATTGGCTAAATGTCTCCTAACTGCAGCCCCAATGGCAGATGGAACAATTTTTTCCTTTCCCGCGGCTGTTTTCACTTGGTCCTCATCCtctgaagatgaggaggaggaagatgacgatgaagatgatgaggaggaggaagaagagctaTCACTGTCACTATCGCTGCTGCTaccactactgctgctgctgctactgccgTCTCGTTTTTTCTCCGCCTGCTTCACTTGTTTCTCAGTTTTTTCTTTCCTCTGAGGGCTTCTCATCTTCTCCTGCCTCTCGCTCATCTCACTCCTTCCTTTCTCTGTGGATCTCAATCCATCTTGCCGGCTTTCTGCAGATGATCGGGAGGCTTCGTCTCTCTTACTGTCTTGTTCCCTTGGGTGCCTATCTCTCACTTTAATGCTCTCTCTGTCCTTTTCCCTCCCTCTTTCATCCTCCCTGTCTTGTTGTCTTCCATTGGTGACAGGTGAACAGGAATCCCGGTCTCTCCTTCTGTCGTTTTTCTGTTGGTGAGGAGACACCTCCCTCTCCTGTCTCCTCCCACTCTCTCTTCTATTTTCACGCTCCTCTGTTACCCTATCTGTTCTACGCTCCCTGTCAACACTTCTGTCTCTCCTTGACCTCTCCCTTTCAGGAGGAGGGGAGGGTGATGAGGAGTCATGCCTCGTGTTCTGTTTATTCCTTTCTTTCTCCTGCTCAATGTCTCTGTTTCTACCCCTGTTGTCATgtttaggaggaggaggaggaggaggaggaggaggagagggggatgATGAGGAATCATGTCTGGTCCTCTGTGGAaacctttcctttcctttgtctttctctgtcttttctcTGCTTCTTGACCTCCTCCGTTTCTCCATGTCTCTACTTCTTGATCGCCACCCTTTCCCCATCTCTCTGCTCCTTGAAGGTCTACCTCTGTCCCTCTCATCATCTCTGCTCCTGGATCTCCTTCCTCTATCCATCTCCCTGCTCCTTGATCTTTTTCCCCTCTGCATCTCTCGACTCCTAGACCTCCTCCCTTTCTCCATCTCTCTACTCCTTGATCTCCTTCCTCTATCCATGTCTCTACTCCTCGATCTTCTTCCCTTCTGCATCTCTCTGCTCCTGGATCTCCTCCCTTTCTCCATTTCTCTGCTCTTGGATCTCCTCCCTTTCTCCAACTCTCTGCTCCTGGATCTCCTCCCTTTCTCCATTTCTCTGCTCCTGGATCTCCTCCCTTTCTCCATCTCTCTGCTCCTGGATCTCCTTCCTTTCTCCATGTCTCTGCTCCTGGATCTCCTCCCTTTCTCCATGTCTCTGCTCCTGGATCTCCTCCCTTTCTCCATGTCTCTGCTCCTGGATCTCCTTCCTTTCTCCATGTCTCTGCTCCTGGATCTCCTCCCTTTCTCCATCTCTCTGCTCCTGGATCTCCTCCCTTTCTCCATCTCTCTGCTCCTGGATCTCCTCCCTTTCTCCATGTCTCTGCTCCTGGATCTCCTCCCTTTCTCCATCTCTCTGCTCCTGGATCTCCTCCCTTTCTCCATCTCTCTGCTCCTGgatctcctccctctctccatctctctgctCCTGGATCTCCTCCCTTTCTCCACATCTCTGCTCCTGGATCTCCTCCCTTTCTCCACATCTCTGCTCCTGGATCTCCTCCCTTTCTCCATCTCTCTGCTCCTGGATCTCCTCCCTTTCTCCATCTCTCTACTCCTGgatctcctccctctctccctctcattTTCTCGGCTTCCTGAACACCTCCTCCTCTCTACCTCCTTGCTTCTGGAGCGCCTGACCTTCTCGCTCAGTTCTGGTTTGCTTCTTGATggtctccctctttctctttccTTGCTTCTTGAAAGTCGGCTTCTCTCAGTCTGTGGTGTTGGAGAAGGAGATGAGGAGTCGTGTCTCTTTTTGGCGTAAGTCTGCTGCTTTTCTCTCTCTGCATTGGGTCTCCACTAGATGACAAAGTAGAGGTTTGATGCATCAGTAGATGGCATACTGAACTTTGATACTCAACCGTACACAAGAAAACTTGATCCTTACCCCTTCAGTCGCTTGCCGTGGAGGGCTGTGCTCCTCATTACCTCGCCTCCTCCGGTCTGGAGATCTCCCTTTTCTTCCTTCATCAGTTTTTCTTGACATTTGTTCTTGTTGACGTGATCTCGGAGCTGGAGATTGACTGTGCATATCAAACAGATAAAAGATCATTGAAATACCAAGAACACAGTTTCAATTGATCTGATTTTCACTTCTTAAATGAATAATACTGATCTTTATTGTTTCATACCTGTGAGCAGAGCTGGATGAGACACTTCTGTGCCTTGCCGTTTTTGCTTCAGGTGGACTTTTACTCACACTCTTCTTTGTTTTCCTCTTTGACACCTTCTTCTTCTCGTCTGAGGAACTGCAGGTAAGTGAAAGGTGAAAATTTAATATAATAAAGAGCTAATTAAGGAGGATTTTTCTAAGTAAATATGTTAAAACCTCTATACAACTTTTCCAACTTATTTCTGTAGCTACAAGAAAGCAAGCACAAAATTTTAGCCCActttcaaaaatgtctaaaatgtgcactgaaaaaacataatCAGAGGTGCAAATAAGAGCGACAATTCAGTTTTGTCTAATAAAGTTACCTGTCGTCATCCTCCTCTTCTGATGCATCACTGAAAGGCATATATTCTAATTAGTCACTGGAAACTTGCAGATAAAACATTATGCTTAAATTATTCAGTAGATTAAAATCCAGCAGCGTGTTAccgtttctttttcttctttttggatttctttttctctctggaAGGAGATGGGGATGACTCCTCTGAGCtgctgacaaaatgaacaaaaactgtaaaactattcCTCATTGTCAATAAAACCTTTGCAATGATCACATGTATTTTCCTACCTGTCTCTTTTCTtgaccttctttttcttctttcgaCTCCGTTTCTTGGGAGGGGAATCGGAACCCTCTGAATCTTCCAACAACCTGGCCCAGGAAAGGAATAGGTGCTTTTAAACAAGCTGAAACTGTGCCTCTTTATTATGTACAAGGTAACATTTCCTTCTACTGTTCACCTTCAACTGTTAGCTATGGTCACAAATCTGGTCTACAGCCTTTTTGTCAAGCCAAAATATGGACAACTTACTTTGAGACATATTATTCAAGTCTATTactataccctaaccctaaaaacAGATGTTATCTAATGCATAAAGACAGAGTGACCAGGTGTATTTGCAACagccttacatgtatttttgctgctgctgcttctccctCTCCAAGCGTTCCTGCTCCcttttctccttctctttttctttgCGGTCAGCATGGAAGGATGATCCGTCCACATAGTCACTGGCAATGCCAAAGGCAGCGCGGAGTCTGTCGTTTTTCTGCTGATTTGCTGCAGCCAGAGCATGAGTCTCTGTCACCctgggagggaaaaaaataaacagcgTCGTTTTACTGGTCGTGCTATTTAAAAACGCAATTTCACAATTTAGTCTGATGTCACCCAATGCATGAATAGGAAAAAAAAGTGCTAGAAAGTGGTCAAGAAGCTGAGAGAAAGAAGCATGGATGTGTGAATTTTCCCATGCCATGTCCAGGCAGAGAAAGACAGAGGGGCCATAGGCATCTATGCTGAGTCAAATGACAGTGTGACACAGGTAGCCGAGGTTTTGGTACTTCTTTGCACACTTAAagagggaaagaaaaagaaaaagaaaaaaaacaaacaatatgagGGCAAGTGTACAATGTATCTAGAATATTTTCCAgattttttgattgatttttaaaaatttcttgGTAAAGGAATTGGTTTGCTTTACCGAAAGTGACATATTTGTTTTACTTATCTTTTACTTATCCAGGAAGGTCCTACTGACATAGAAGATCTGTTCCCCCAGGGAGTTCTGGCGATATTACAACCTCAGTTTTCCAGAAGAAAATGATCTTCATAGACTGAAGACCACGTGAGATACCATATTAACACTGAGTGTTGCAAATTAAAGACCTAAATTGTCGACACTATAAGAGCCTTGGTTCAGTAAATAACATTCACACACTGAAGTGTTGATCTCTATTATCTAATATTTCTATGTTTTTGCTTCTAACCTTCTCTAACCAAACTAATCTTGGTTCTGTGCATGAATTGTACATACGTTGGTCTTTCATTAGTATTGGGAGCCGGCTCCTGCTTTTCCTGCAGCATCATACGGAAACTGTTCACCTTCTCTTCAATCTCCTCAGCAGAATACCTGTTCAGCAAAAGCATCAGAGTATTAACAACTTCTTCAAGATTTCAGACCAACCATTTGGCTATCTGCATGTATTCAAGGAGCCTGATGTGAGCATAGTTTTTCTCCTACCCTTGTTCCTCCATCATGTCTTGCAGCTCAGCACACTTGACCTCCAACTGTCTCTTCCGTTGGTGCTCCAGGATGTCAGCATTTGGTTGTCTGTtaagctgactctccagcctcTCCCGGTCCTTCTCATCCCGCTCACCGCCACGTTCATCCCGTGGTCGTTTGACCCGCAGGCTCGACAGGTTGCGCTGCACGTAGCCATTGGTGCCACTGCCACGAGGAGTCGTCAAGCCGATCCCATTGTACATGGCTCTAGAAGAGGAAACAGATACAGAATGACATTTGTAGTAGAAAAAATACTACAAAGACACCACACTGCAATCTAAATCCATCCTCGTTAACAAATCACAGTTGGTAATGCATTAACTACTTATAATTGTAACAAGGCATTAGTGTTCTATTGTGTGCTGATGTGAAACAACaatcaaacacaaaacaaactaaaGGACTACTCTACGGACTTGTCAAACAAATCAACTCCTCTTAAATTAAGAGTAAAAATGCTCAATATCAAGTTAGATTTAAACTAAGAATGTCTGATGTTTAAAAGAGATATAGAACTATACAACATACAAAGCTGTATGCATGAATAAACATCCCTAATTATCCAGTAAACATGTGgcacataaaacacaacaaagagtCTGTTACAAACAAAAATCTGATAACAGTATTGGTGAAAATTTGACATGAGCAAGGTGTTCTGTACAAAATGACTGTATCAAAGTGAATATGCATAGGAACAGTGAGCTACACAGCCTCCCAATAAAATGCATCAAATACAGAATACAGCAGACTGTCCAGAGCATCTTCATGTAAAAGTCTATTTTGTTAAACAATATTTGCATTTTTGCTGTGAAAAGAGAAAATCTCTGGAACTCATGACATGATCATTTGTAATTGTCTGTAAATCCTTCTTTTCAAAGTTTTAAGTGCAATGAGATTAAACTGTGTTTGTCCCCACCCCAGCAAAGTCTCCAAATACGCActtctttgttttcttcttaGACTCAAACCCCTCTAGGGACAGTTGTGCAAACCGACATTCACCATGGACAATATGACACTTGATCGTATAGCACTTTATCTATGTGTGCTGCAACTATCACTATCACATAAACTATAATCAAATGAATAAACGTGAAATGAGGTAAAGCTACTGTGATTTATTCATTTGCCGGATACAATCCAAGATAGTAAGAGAACAGCTAGATCAAAATGGCTGACATAAATACACTGGTATTTACATAAGGTTATTTTAACGTTTTGGTCTAACCAAACAGGATGATACAATACCAGCTGAGGCTACTTAcacatttatttatcaacataaaTTGCAGCAATGATATGAATAATCTGGGCGATATTTAGTTAACACAGCTAACAAGTAAGGCCGTTGTTCTCAACACAGAATTAATTAACGTCTGATAAACCTAGGTGATCCAACTAACTCAGGTCAGACTTAACGGGTTTTTACTGTCTTAatttacaataaataaaacacaaaaaatacagttgTATGGGGATTAACACGTGCGTCTGAATAGGCCTCTTATTTTTTGTAACGCATTTACGACGACTGAGATGAACAGTGGATTACAGAAGCATTAGCCCATACTAAGCAGGAAAAATCAGACGAAAACCACTGCCACAAATACAAAGTTTTGTCAGGATTTTACATTTCTACTCCTCAGGCCTAGCCACACTAATGCGTAACAGACAATCCGCTttcagctagctagctagctagcataTTTGATACGTACCAACGTTTTCTCCGGAAGTGGAGAGAAAGCGACTTCGAGTGTAATTTAGCAacaaatatatttctttgttgAATCAGCCGTCGAAAGTGATCTTGTATTATTAACTTATTTAGCTGGACGGTGAAGTCACTCGGCTAGTTAGCTCACAGCTAGCAGCACTGGTTTGTACCAAAGGAGGAAAGAGATGAACACGGACAAACGTCATACGCGCGAGACGCAAGTCGAAACAGTGATGCGTTTACGTACCAAGGAGATGATCGTATTTTTTCAGATAGTGGTAATCAGTAATAAATCATTAATTGTGATTAGTCATCTGTTGTTCAACGCATTTATTTACATATTAGTTACATTTTGCCATGTTTACCCGAATTTGTAAGTCTTTCAATAgagaaccaaaaagaaaaaatactgatAGATATGGAAAAGATAGAGAGAAtat
This region includes:
- the srrm2 gene encoding serine/arginine repetitive matrix protein 2 isoform X4 encodes the protein MYNGIGLTTPRGSGTNGYVQRNLSSLRVKRPRDERGGERDEKDRERLESQLNRQPNADILEHQRKRQLEVKCAELQDMMEEQGYSAEEIEEKVNSFRMMLQEKQEPAPNTNERPTVTETHALAAANQQKNDRLRAAFGIASDYVDGSSFHADRKEKEKEKREQERLEREKQQQQKYMLLEDSEGSDSPPKKRSRKKKKKVKKRDSSSEESSPSPSREKKKSKKKKKKRDASEEEDDDSSSDEKKKVSKRKTKKSVSKSPPEAKTARHRSVSSSSAHSSQSPAPRSRQQEQMSRKTDEGRKGRSPDRRRRGNEEHSPPRQATEGWRPNAEREKQQTYAKKRHDSSSPSPTPQTERSRLSRSKERERGRPSRSKPELSEKVRRSRSKEVERRRCSGSRENERERGRRSRSREMEKGRRSRSREMEKGRRSRSRDVEKGRRSRSRDVEKGRRSRSREMERGRRSRSREMEKGRRSRSREMEKGRRSRSRDMEKGRRSRSREMEKGRRSRSREMEKGRRSRSRDMEKGRRSRSRDMEKGRRSRSRDMEKGRRSRSRDMEKGRRSRSREMEKGRRSRSREMEKGRRSRSRELEKGRRSKSREMEKGRRSRSREMQKGRRSRSRDMDRGRRSRSREMEKGRRSRSREMQRGKRSRSREMDRGRRSRSRDDERDRGRPSRSREMGKGWRSRSRDMEKRRRSRSREKTEKDKGKERFPQRTRHDSSSSPSPPPPPPPPPPKHDNRGRNRDIEQEKERNKQNTRHDSSSPSPPPERERSRRDRSVDRERRTDRVTEERENRRESGRRQEREVSPHQQKNDRRRDRDSCSPVTNGRQQDREDERGREKDRESIKVRDRHPREQDSKRDEASRSSAESRQDGLRSTEKGRSEMSERQEKMRSPQRKEKTEKQVKQAEKKRDGSSSSSSSGSSSDSDSDSSSSSSSSSSSSSSSSSSSEDEDQVKTAAGKEKIVPSAIGAAVRRHLANGRKESPVSASDGDGSRREREGGGGGDKGATSDRDRPSNRPPSDLPRTKGQERYSPTQTDSPSPSASPPSRGGDRYSPPTQTESMRVRPGPGPRAGDRDRGREREPARRSDSTYSRSPPQKTSAPSPPRRTPPRQYQDPPPRSRRASPPPAWSDRDRQRERDRERERERDRERDRIREREKDRERVKTARRSRSRSPRRRSPPSRSNVSPAQRRRRSSRSLSRERERERERERERERNRQREAEKQREKEKEHLKEAPPPPHRSSSSSSSSSSSSSSSSSPSPPREKNDSKALPDKRVEREDKEQKTRSSSSSSQAPPPDRRTAQLDSRPSDVTRGRSPANSQSESRQPARSQPQKPTPPQPPEQRVRNESTVNGKEANVNKKGSRSSSSSSSSSSSSSSSSSSSSSSSDSSDSETEPPKGKPAKAQSSASSSSSSGDEKAAKNKSSPEPRRVPADSLRDSRSLSYSPPRYMRAAPSSPGRRSGSRQSPSRSSGSRRRK
- the srrm2 gene encoding serine/arginine repetitive matrix protein 2 isoform X2, which produces MYNGIGLTTPRGSGTNGYVQRNLSSLRVKRPRDERGGERDEKDRERLESQLNRQPNADILEHQRKRQLEVKCAELQDMMEEQGYSAEEIEEKVNSFRMMLQEKQEPAPNTNERPTVTETHALAAANQQKNDRLRAAFGIASDYVDGSSFHADRKEKEKEKREQERLEREKQQQQKYMLLEDSEGSDSPPKKRSRKKKKKVKKRDSSSEESSPSPSREKKKSKKKKKKRDASEEEDDDSSSDEKKKVSKRKTKKSVSKSPPEAKTARHRSVSSSSAHSQSPAPRSRQQEQMSRKTDEGRKGRSPDRRRRGNEEHSPPRQATEGWRPNAEREKQQTYAKKRHDSSSPSPTPQTERSRLSRSKERERGRPSRSKPELSEKVRRSRSKEVERRRCSGSRENERERGRRSRSREMEKGRRSRSREMEKGRRSRSRDVEKGRRSRSRDVEKGRRSRSREMERGRRSRSREMEKGRRSRSREMEKGRRSRSRDMEKGRRSRSREMEKGRRSRSREMEKGRRSRSRDMEKGRRSRSRDMEKGRRSRSRDMEKGRRSRSRDMEKGRRSRSREMEKGRRSRSREMEKGRRSRSRELEKGRRSKSREMEKGRRSRSREMQKGRRSRSRDMDRGRRSRSREMEKGRRSRSREMQRGKRSRSREMDRGRRSRSRDDERDRGRPSRSREMGKGWRSRSRDMEKRRRSRSREKTEKDKGKERFPQRTRHDSSSSPSPPPPPPPPPPKHDNRGRNRDIEQEKERNKQNTRHDSSSPSPPPERERSRRDRSVDRERRTDRVTEERENRRESGRRQEREVSPHQQKNDRRRDRDSCSPVTNGRQQDREDERGREKDRESIKVRDRHPREQDSKRDEASRSSAESRQDGLRSTEKGRSEMSERQEKMRSPQRKEKTEKQVKQAEKKRDGSSSSSSSGSSSDSDSDSSSSSSSSSSSSSSSSSSSEDEDQVKTAAGKEKIVPSAIGAAVRRHLANGRKESPVSASDGDGSRREREGGAGGGDKGATSDRDRPSNRPPSDLPRTKGQERYSPTQTDSPSPSASPPSRGGDRYSPPTQTESMRVRPGPGPRAGDRDRGREREPARRSDSTYSRSPPQKTSAPSPPRRTPPRQYQDPPPRSRRASPPPAWSDRDRQRERDRERERERDRERDRIREREKDRERVKTARRSRSRSPRRRSPPSRSNVSPAQRRRRSSRSLSRERERERERERERERNRQREAEKQREKEKEHLKEAPPPPHRSSSSSSSSSSSSSSSSSPSPPREKNDSKALPDKRVEREDKEQKTRSSSSSSQAPPPDRRTAQLDSRPSDVTRGRSPANSQSESRQPARSQPQKPTPPQPPEQRVRNESTVNGKEANVNKKGSRSSSSSSSSSSSSSSSSSSSSSSSDSSDSETEPPKGKPAKAQSSASSSSSSGDEKAAKNKSSPEPRRVPADSLRDSRSLSYSPPRYMRAAPSSPGRRSGSRQSPSRSSGSRRRK